The following coding sequences are from one Leptolyngbya sp. NIES-3755 window:
- a CDS encoding hypothetical protein (similar to AA sequence:cyanobase_aa:LBDG_03100), producing the protein MNAISIQNLDHYYGQGQLKKQVLSDINLDIRSGEIVIMTGPSGSGKTTLLSLIGCLRSTQSGSLNILGQELSNASKNQLVQARQQLGYIFQAHNLLECLTVRENVMMPLELSETSYSEASIMAEKMLTAVGLEHRIDYYPEDLSGGQKQRVAIARALVSNPKIVLADEPTAALDKKSGRDVVELMQQLAKEQSCTILLVTHDNRILDIADRIVELEDGKLTK; encoded by the coding sequence ATGAATGCAATTTCAATTCAAAATCTCGATCATTACTATGGTCAAGGTCAACTAAAGAAACAAGTTCTATCCGATATCAACCTAGATATCAGAAGCGGTGAAATCGTAATCATGACTGGACCTTCTGGCTCAGGAAAAACAACGCTTCTGAGCTTAATTGGATGTTTACGATCGACACAATCCGGCAGCCTCAATATTCTAGGACAAGAACTTTCAAATGCCAGTAAAAACCAACTCGTTCAAGCAAGACAACAATTAGGCTACATCTTTCAAGCCCATAACTTACTCGAATGTTTAACAGTTCGAGAAAATGTGATGATGCCTCTAGAGCTAAGTGAAACGTCTTACTCAGAAGCTTCAATAATGGCAGAAAAAATGCTCACTGCTGTTGGCTTAGAACATCGGATTGATTACTATCCAGAAGATCTATCAGGCGGACAAAAACAACGAGTTGCCATTGCTCGTGCATTAGTCAGCAATCCGAAGATTGTTCTAGCAGATGAGCCAACAGCGGCATTGGATAAAAAATCGGGGCGGGATGTCGTGGAACTGATGCAACAGCTTGCAAAAGAACAATCCTGCACAATTTTGCTCGTGACTCACGATAATCGAATTTTGGATATTGCCGATCGCATTGTTGAACTCGAAGATGGAAAACTTACCAAGTAA
- a CDS encoding hypothetical protein (similar to AA sequence:cyanobase_aa:LBDG_03080): MTLISVTRLRVRSIRFLPAFLWYSFKSNEQAKGAQGNLASTVRAAGSNVFWTMTVWEDEAAMRSFMRSGSHKEAMPKLQNWCDEASVVHWQSESVTLPSWKEAETAMFTSGRFSSLTHPSIAHQNHQFQ, from the coding sequence ATGACACTGATTTCTGTCACGCGCTTACGAGTCCGATCGATTCGATTTCTTCCCGCATTTCTCTGGTATTCCTTCAAAAGCAACGAACAAGCAAAAGGCGCTCAAGGCAACTTAGCTTCAACAGTCAGAGCAGCAGGCAGCAATGTGTTTTGGACAATGACCGTTTGGGAAGATGAAGCAGCAATGCGATCGTTTATGCGATCGGGTTCTCATAAAGAAGCAATGCCAAAACTACAAAACTGGTGTGATGAAGCTTCTGTCGTTCATTGGCAATCAGAGAGCGTAACCTTACCAAGTTGGAAAGAGGCTGAAACTGCAATGTTTACGAGCGGGCGATTTAGCTCATTAACGCATCCCTCGATCGCACATCAAAACCATCAATTTCAGTGA
- a CDS encoding hypothetical protein (conserved hypothetical protein;~similar to AA sequence:cyanobase_aa:LBDG_03040), translated as MSTDVHPLSQSIDDLPKVDDFLQELATIQQTGSKRIAILGSRHVPITHQTLIEMMTYALVLEGNRVITSGSTGTNFAVIRGALRADPSMLTVILPQGLDRQPRESRDQLETVMHLVECPENNSLSLGEASALCNQEIISRCQQLISFAFHDSHTLLQTCRDAEDQRKVVTLFYFD; from the coding sequence TTGTCAACCGATGTACATCCTTTGAGCCAGTCGATCGACGATCTACCCAAGGTAGACGATTTTTTACAAGAACTCGCCACGATTCAGCAAACAGGGTCTAAGCGGATCGCCATTCTCGGTTCGCGTCACGTTCCGATCACGCATCAAACGCTGATTGAAATGATGACCTATGCTCTGGTGCTGGAAGGAAATCGTGTTATCACTTCTGGTTCAACTGGAACCAATTTTGCTGTCATTCGAGGCGCATTACGCGCTGATCCGTCGATGCTGACGGTGATTTTGCCACAGGGACTCGATCGACAGCCACGCGAATCTCGTGACCAGCTTGAAACCGTGATGCACTTAGTGGAATGCCCAGAAAATAACTCGCTATCTCTCGGTGAAGCAAGTGCGCTTTGTAACCAAGAGATTATCTCTCGCTGTCAGCAGCTTATTTCCTTTGCGTTCCATGATAGTCATACTTTGCTGCAAACCTGCCGCGATGCAGAAGATCAGCGTAAAGTTGTGACATTGTTCTACTTTGATTAA
- a CDS encoding competence protein ComEA helix-hairpin-helix repeat protein (similar to AA sequence:cyanobase_aa:LBDG_23840) produces the protein MGCKAASSSNIRPIPLPQDPNVQVFMNQEQSAEYTEPYRKIVRSGNDFEQVLIEAISSATLSIDVAVQEFRLPNVAKALRDRASAGVKVRVILEHEYARPYSVYTTAEIDKLPEREQARYQEARSLIDLNKDGELSEEEIRDRDALVILDQAKIARIDDRADGSRGSGLMHHKFMIVDGKTTIVTSANWTLSDVFGDFARSTSRGNANNLLKINSAELSQAFTEEFELMWRDRKFGVKKPVRPVQQFKIGETLIDLHFSPNSASVPWEQTSNGLIAKTLQQSTQSIDLALFVFSDQDLVNAIESRTNIRALIEPTFAYRSYSEALDMLGVALSDNCKWELNNRPWQNPLKTVGVPQLPPGDLLHHKFGIVDRQTVITGSHNWTNSANRNNDETLLIIRNPTVAAHFQREFDRLYANSILGVPPAIQRKVEAQQKQCPPPTIKTAIKVNLNTATQAELEALPGVGAGLAKRIIQARPINSLEDLDRVPGVGKKLIERLRDRVTW, from the coding sequence ATGGGATGTAAAGCCGCATCTTCGTCGAATATTCGTCCGATTCCGCTGCCTCAAGATCCGAATGTTCAGGTTTTTATGAATCAGGAGCAGTCGGCTGAATACACAGAACCGTATCGGAAAATTGTGCGATCGGGCAATGATTTCGAGCAGGTTTTGATTGAGGCGATCTCGTCTGCGACTTTGAGTATTGATGTTGCAGTTCAAGAATTTCGATTGCCGAATGTGGCGAAGGCGTTACGCGATCGAGCCTCCGCTGGAGTGAAAGTTCGAGTGATTCTAGAACATGAGTATGCTCGTCCTTATAGTGTGTATACGACGGCGGAAATTGACAAGTTACCAGAGCGGGAGCAAGCAAGATATCAGGAAGCACGATCGCTGATTGATCTAAACAAGGATGGGGAACTGAGTGAGGAGGAAATTCGCGATCGTGATGCCTTAGTGATTTTGGATCAGGCGAAGATTGCTCGAATTGACGATCGGGCGGATGGTAGCCGTGGAAGTGGATTGATGCACCACAAATTTATGATCGTGGATGGGAAAACCACGATCGTGACTTCAGCAAATTGGACGCTCTCTGATGTGTTTGGGGATTTCGCTCGATCGACCAGTCGCGGAAATGCGAACAATCTTCTGAAAATCAACAGCGCTGAACTATCACAGGCGTTTACTGAAGAATTTGAATTGATGTGGCGCGATCGCAAATTCGGAGTTAAAAAACCTGTTCGCCCAGTTCAACAATTCAAGATTGGCGAAACATTGATCGATCTACATTTCTCTCCGAATTCTGCGAGTGTGCCTTGGGAGCAAACCTCGAATGGTCTAATTGCGAAAACGCTACAACAATCGACGCAATCGATCGATTTAGCTTTGTTTGTGTTTTCGGATCAGGATTTAGTAAACGCGATTGAGTCTCGGACTAACATTCGTGCTTTGATTGAGCCTACTTTTGCTTATCGATCGTACAGTGAAGCTCTAGATATGTTGGGAGTTGCGCTGAGTGATAACTGTAAGTGGGAACTGAACAATCGACCGTGGCAGAATCCGCTCAAAACGGTTGGTGTGCCGCAACTGCCGCCCGGAGATTTATTGCATCATAAATTTGGAATTGTCGATCGACAAACAGTAATCACAGGCTCACACAATTGGACAAATTCAGCCAATCGGAACAATGATGAGACGCTATTGATCATTCGCAATCCAACGGTTGCAGCACACTTCCAGCGAGAGTTCGATCGACTTTATGCAAATTCAATCCTGGGTGTTCCTCCTGCCATTCAACGGAAAGTAGAAGCACAACAAAAACAATGCCCTCCACCGACTATCAAAACAGCTATTAAAGTGAACTTAAATACTGCTACTCAAGCGGAATTGGAAGCATTACCAGGAGTTGGAGCGGGACTTGCGAAACGCATCATTCAGGCGCGACCGATTAATTCGTTGGAAGATCTCGATCGAGTTCCGGGTGTGGGTAAGAAGCTAATCGAGCGATTACGCGATCGAGTTACTTGGTAA
- a CDS encoding hypothetical protein (hypothetical protein MAE_50400;~similar to AA sequence:cyanobase_aa:LBDG_03030) codes for MLFGLPVPGLLLISIAVAVVWIYLPFLVVGYARVQMGYTKEMQSAPRAFFDQLPDYGKRATWAHQNALEAFPIFAAAALMAYVTNQTSEIAGWAAILWIVARFLFPVFYILNIPILRSMMFAIGSLCSFTLIGLSLISTLK; via the coding sequence ATGTTGTTTGGATTACCTGTTCCGGGTTTGCTACTGATCTCGATCGCGGTTGCGGTGGTTTGGATCTATCTTCCATTTCTCGTGGTCGGTTATGCGCGAGTACAAATGGGCTACACCAAAGAAATGCAATCTGCTCCTCGTGCATTCTTTGATCAATTGCCAGACTATGGAAAACGAGCAACTTGGGCGCATCAAAATGCACTAGAGGCATTTCCAATCTTTGCAGCGGCAGCACTGATGGCGTATGTCACTAATCAAACTTCGGAAATTGCAGGATGGGCGGCGATTCTGTGGATTGTTGCGCGATTCTTATTTCCGGTATTTTACATTTTGAACATTCCGATTTTACGATCGATGATGTTTGCAATCGGGTCACTTTGCAGCTTTACGTTAATCGGACTAAGCTTGATCAGCACCCTTAAATAG
- a CDS encoding secretion protein HlyD (similar to AA sequence:cyanobase_aa:Npun_R2170) has protein sequence MQQIQQPSKWIGAAIVVTALGAVALYQFRPRPVAVAASTPAIQAVTALGRLEPKGEVIQLAANTPGSRIAELRVKLGDRVQKGQIIAVLDTHDRAAAALEQAQRTVGIAQAKLVQVEAGAKRGEITAQQATIDRTEVQLREDVAAKDATIAKLEAEVRNAELEFQRHEFLEKQGAISTSLRDSKRLTLDVTRQQLSEAKANRRQAAETIAKQVKEAEATLDRIAEVRPVDVQAAQAEVKSAIASVQQAQAELNLTVIRAPRDGQILKIHTWEGELVDSKNGIVSIGQTNVMYAVAEVYETDLPKVRIGQTATLTSVSGGTLKQTLKGTVDEIGLEVAKKDVLNTDPAASIDARVVEVKVRLNPEDSRIVAGLTNMNVQVAIDLQ, from the coding sequence ATGCAACAGATTCAACAACCCTCGAAATGGATTGGAGCCGCGATCGTTGTCACTGCGTTGGGAGCCGTTGCTCTATATCAATTTCGTCCGCGCCCTGTGGCAGTTGCAGCTTCTACGCCTGCGATTCAAGCTGTGACCGCATTAGGACGATTGGAACCGAAAGGCGAAGTGATTCAACTCGCGGCAAACACGCCCGGTAGCCGAATTGCAGAATTGCGAGTGAAATTAGGCGATCGTGTCCAAAAAGGTCAGATCATTGCAGTACTGGATACACACGATCGAGCGGCGGCTGCATTAGAACAAGCCCAAAGAACAGTCGGCATTGCTCAAGCAAAACTGGTACAAGTCGAAGCGGGAGCGAAACGAGGAGAAATTACAGCACAGCAGGCAACCATTGATCGAACTGAGGTGCAATTGCGTGAAGATGTAGCGGCGAAAGATGCAACGATCGCGAAACTCGAAGCTGAAGTCAGAAACGCAGAATTAGAGTTTCAGCGTCACGAATTTTTAGAGAAACAAGGTGCAATTTCAACTTCGCTTAGAGATAGCAAGCGACTAACATTAGATGTGACTCGACAGCAACTCTCCGAAGCGAAAGCAAATCGTCGTCAGGCAGCAGAAACGATCGCGAAACAAGTGAAAGAAGCTGAGGCAACGTTAGATCGAATTGCAGAAGTGCGTCCGGTGGATGTTCAGGCAGCACAGGCGGAAGTGAAAAGTGCGATCGCATCAGTGCAACAAGCCCAAGCAGAACTCAATCTAACAGTCATTCGTGCGCCGAGAGATGGGCAAATTCTCAAGATTCACACTTGGGAAGGAGAGTTAGTTGATAGCAAAAATGGCATTGTCTCGATCGGGCAAACTAACGTAATGTATGCCGTTGCAGAAGTATACGAGACGGATCTACCCAAAGTGCGAATTGGTCAGACTGCAACATTAACCAGCGTTTCGGGTGGAACCTTAAAGCAAACCTTGAAAGGAACAGTCGATGAGATTGGTTTAGAAGTTGCAAAAAAAGATGTGTTGAACACTGATCCGGCAGCCTCGATCGATGCACGAGTCGTAGAGGTAAAAGTTCGACTAAATCCCGAAGATAGTCGAATTGTTGCAGGACTGACCAATATGAATGTTCAGGTTGCGATCGACCTTCAATAA
- a CDS encoding nitrogen assimilation transcriptional activator (similar to AA sequence:cyanobase_aa:LBDG_47210): MRLEQLQAFLAIAETGSFQQAARKCDVTQSTISRQLQSLEADLGMQLLHRTAQAKLTVAGEQFLPRARKICQEWKNAIAELEELRLGKQPELCIAAIHSVCAFHLPPVLQRFCQDYPEVQLRVTSLGSDRALKVLKDGLVDIAIVMNNRFLTSSPEMVVDVLYEEPVRILMSAEHPLTKFESVPWSELVHYPQVVFKDGYGMQRLVQEQFQRQGATLKAVLELNTLDAFRGVVRQGELIALLPQGAIHDIHLDPTLVVRSTSDPTLIRQVVLVTTQDRLQIPPIQRFRALVQEIMHPAFLTRIPKAIV; this comes from the coding sequence ATGCGTCTAGAGCAATTACAGGCATTTTTAGCGATCGCAGAAACCGGAAGTTTTCAACAAGCTGCCCGTAAATGTGATGTGACTCAATCGACTATCAGCCGCCAGCTTCAATCGTTGGAGGCGGATTTGGGAATGCAGCTTTTACACCGAACGGCACAGGCGAAATTAACCGTGGCAGGTGAGCAATTTTTACCCCGCGCTCGGAAAATTTGTCAAGAGTGGAAAAATGCGATCGCGGAACTAGAAGAACTCCGACTCGGTAAACAGCCCGAATTATGTATTGCTGCAATTCATTCGGTCTGTGCCTTCCATTTGCCGCCTGTGTTGCAGCGATTTTGCCAGGACTATCCCGAAGTTCAGTTGCGGGTGACTTCTTTGGGAAGCGATCGAGCACTCAAGGTCCTAAAAGATGGGCTGGTCGATATTGCGATCGTGATGAATAATCGCTTCCTGACTTCTAGCCCAGAAATGGTCGTGGATGTGCTTTACGAGGAGCCTGTTCGGATATTGATGTCGGCAGAGCATCCACTGACTAAATTTGAATCTGTGCCTTGGTCGGAACTGGTTCACTATCCACAAGTTGTGTTCAAAGATGGTTATGGAATGCAGCGTTTAGTCCAAGAACAATTCCAGCGGCAAGGTGCAACGCTTAAGGCAGTACTAGAACTCAATACTTTAGATGCGTTTCGAGGCGTGGTTAGGCAAGGAGAATTAATCGCGTTACTACCACAGGGAGCCATTCACGATATTCACTTAGATCCGACTTTAGTGGTTCGATCGACCAGTGATCCGACGTTGATTCGTCAAGTCGTTCTCGTCACCACTCAAGATCGATTACAAATCCCACCGATCCAGCGATTTCGGGCATTAGTGCAAGAGATTATGCACCCAGCATTTCTCACCCGAATCCCGAAAGCGATCGTCTAA
- a CDS encoding PadR-like family transcriptional regulator (similar to AA sequence:cyanobase_aa:LBDG_03050) has translation MALNHAILALLIDRSYSGYDLAKDFDQSVNFFWKATHQQIYRELSKLEDQEFVEVEIIEQDRRPDKKLYHITEHGKAFLSEWLLEPCDMMPIKEDLLVKLWAAKLVPISESIEQSPIAKIIEEFQRHRQLHQARLATYHQIATEFYSEPEQMPIAQKYRYLVLRRGIRYEEDYIAWCDEVLELFANHADDKAI, from the coding sequence ATGGCACTCAATCACGCAATTTTGGCACTTTTAATTGATCGCTCTTACAGCGGTTACGATCTGGCGAAAGACTTCGATCAATCCGTCAATTTCTTCTGGAAAGCGACTCATCAGCAGATTTATCGCGAACTCAGCAAACTTGAAGATCAAGAATTTGTCGAAGTGGAAATCATCGAGCAAGACAGGCGACCGGATAAAAAGCTCTATCACATCACCGAACACGGCAAAGCATTTCTCTCCGAATGGCTGCTCGAACCTTGTGACATGATGCCAATTAAAGAAGATTTGCTGGTGAAGCTCTGGGCAGCGAAACTGGTTCCCATTTCTGAATCGATCGAGCAATCTCCGATCGCGAAAATCATCGAGGAATTCCAGCGGCATCGACAACTCCATCAAGCTCGACTCGCGACTTATCATCAAATCGCAACCGAATTTTATTCAGAACCAGAGCAGATGCCGATCGCGCAAAAATACCGTTATCTCGTTCTTCGACGCGGCATTCGATACGAAGAAGACTATATCGCTTGGTGTGATGAAGTTCTCGAACTGTTTGCAAATCACGCGGATGACAAGGCTATCTGA
- a CDS encoding anthranilate phosphoribosyltransferase (similar to AA sequence:cyanobase_aa:LBDG_47200), which produces MSVEFRNLLKKVGSGPHTSEDLTRVESETATRLMLLQEATPAQIGAFMIAHRIKRPTGEELAGMLDAYDALSQKLPAIASKIPVTVMCNPYDGRSRTAPLSPLIALVLSAAGVPVVLHGGDRMPTKEGIPLIELWDSLGVNWKPLSISQVHQVLESTGLGFVYLPNHFPLAQGLVPFRDQIGKRPPFSTLELMWNPYAGESHLVCGYVHPPTEGMFRDAFAMRGTTNFTSLKGLEGSCDLPRDRTVIIGINRGEKFDRLTLVPRDYGFAAKELPLVPIDQFLIEMKAALQGEPSELLQAIIWNSGFYLWRAGACTSIEAGFSQAKAILELGQAERKLQQLIGAIENVRSVVKVG; this is translated from the coding sequence ATGAGCGTCGAGTTTCGGAATTTGCTAAAGAAAGTTGGAAGTGGTCCTCATACGAGCGAGGATTTGACGCGAGTAGAATCAGAAACCGCAACTCGATTAATGCTGCTTCAAGAAGCGACTCCTGCTCAGATTGGAGCCTTTATGATTGCTCACCGGATCAAGCGTCCGACCGGCGAAGAACTTGCGGGAATGTTAGATGCCTATGATGCTTTGAGCCAGAAACTACCTGCGATCGCATCTAAGATTCCTGTGACTGTGATGTGCAATCCTTACGATGGTCGATCGCGCACTGCTCCATTGAGTCCATTAATTGCGCTCGTTCTTTCTGCGGCGGGTGTTCCGGTTGTGCTGCATGGAGGCGATCGAATGCCGACTAAAGAAGGGATTCCCCTGATCGAACTATGGGATAGTTTGGGTGTGAACTGGAAGCCATTATCAATTTCTCAAGTTCATCAAGTTTTAGAAAGTACAGGTTTAGGCTTTGTTTATCTGCCGAATCATTTTCCTTTAGCTCAAGGGTTAGTTCCATTTCGCGATCAGATTGGTAAGCGTCCCCCTTTCTCGACCTTGGAACTGATGTGGAATCCTTACGCGGGTGAGTCTCATCTGGTTTGTGGCTATGTTCATCCGCCCACTGAGGGAATGTTCCGAGATGCGTTTGCAATGAGAGGGACAACGAATTTTACTAGCTTGAAAGGGTTGGAAGGCAGTTGTGATTTACCCCGCGATCGCACTGTGATTATCGGCATTAATCGAGGGGAAAAGTTCGATCGTCTAACCTTAGTGCCGCGTGATTATGGTTTTGCTGCGAAAGAGCTTCCCTTGGTTCCAATTGATCAATTTTTAATCGAGATGAAAGCTGCATTGCAAGGAGAACCTTCAGAGCTATTGCAAGCGATTATTTGGAATAGTGGCTTTTATTTGTGGAGAGCGGGAGCTTGTACGAGCATTGAAGCAGGATTTTCTCAAGCGAAAGCGATCCTGGAATTGGGACAGGCAGAGCGGAAATTGCAGCAATTGATTGGCGCGATCGAGAATGTTCGATCGGTGGTCAAGGTTGGTTAA
- a CDS encoding DevC protein (similar to AA sequence:cyanobase_aa:LBDG_03090): MLKRRIPLAWKQLTKERGRMIVAIAGIAFADVLMFLQMGFRSALFNGAVQVHNVLDGDIFLVSDRYKALIALDRFTERRLYQALGFAGVESVSPVYLSPVQWKNPENQQVWNLYAIGFNPADQTVLLPEVRAKTEFLKQPDTVMFDAGARKEFGAVPQLFETSGNVTTEVENRRMDVVGLFKLGTSFGINGHLITSDLNFLRMFRERRQKGLIDVGVVKLKPDANLDQVLQNLRSNLPNDVRIMSKSEFMEQEKNFWNTSTPVGYVFDLGAVIGFIVGAVVVYQILYSDVSDHLPEYATLKAIGFNDRYLLSVVFQEALILAFIGFLPGFAISLGFYQVTRQATLLPMVMTVGRALLVLMLTAMMCTISAAISVRKLRSADPADIF, encoded by the coding sequence ATGCTGAAACGTAGAATTCCGTTAGCTTGGAAGCAGTTGACCAAAGAACGGGGACGAATGATTGTTGCGATCGCAGGAATTGCTTTTGCAGACGTTCTAATGTTCTTGCAGATGGGATTTCGGAGTGCATTGTTTAATGGAGCGGTGCAAGTTCACAATGTGTTGGATGGCGATATCTTTCTGGTGAGCGATCGATATAAAGCTTTGATTGCGCTCGATCGATTCACAGAGCGACGATTGTATCAAGCATTGGGATTTGCAGGTGTCGAATCGGTCAGTCCGGTTTATCTCAGTCCAGTGCAGTGGAAAAATCCAGAGAATCAGCAGGTTTGGAACTTATACGCGATTGGTTTTAATCCCGCAGATCAGACTGTTCTATTGCCTGAAGTTCGAGCCAAAACTGAGTTCTTGAAACAGCCTGATACGGTGATGTTTGATGCGGGAGCGAGAAAAGAATTTGGTGCAGTTCCACAATTGTTCGAGACATCAGGCAACGTCACCACTGAAGTCGAAAATCGCCGCATGGATGTAGTGGGATTGTTCAAACTAGGAACTTCATTTGGGATTAATGGACATTTGATCACGAGTGATTTGAACTTTCTGCGAATGTTTCGGGAGCGACGGCAGAAAGGATTAATCGATGTGGGAGTCGTGAAATTAAAGCCTGATGCGAATCTGGATCAAGTATTGCAAAATCTACGATCGAATCTCCCCAATGATGTTCGGATCATGTCCAAATCTGAATTCATGGAACAAGAGAAGAACTTTTGGAACACCAGCACACCTGTAGGCTATGTATTTGACTTGGGTGCAGTGATTGGTTTTATTGTAGGTGCAGTGGTAGTCTATCAAATTCTCTACAGTGATGTGTCTGATCATTTGCCGGAATATGCAACTTTGAAAGCGATCGGATTTAACGATAGATATCTTCTCTCTGTTGTTTTCCAAGAGGCGCTAATTCTAGCATTCATCGGCTTTCTACCTGGATTCGCGATCTCATTAGGCTTCTATCAAGTCACACGCCAAGCCACATTACTACCAATGGTCATGACTGTAGGACGGGCATTACTCGTACTAATGCTCACAGCGATGATGTGTACAATCTCAGCCGCAATATCAGTACGAAAACTGCGATCGGCTGATCCCGCAGATATTTTCTAA
- a CDS encoding hypothetical protein (UPF0234 protein yajQ;~similar to AA sequence:cyanobase_aa:LBDG_03020), which yields MASTFSFDIVSDFDRQELVNAIDTTKRDVQSRYDLKDTKTEIELGADSIVINTDSEFTLDAVHTLMQQRAAKRNLSLKIFDYGKVESASGSRVRQEIKLKKGISQDIAKQITKIIRDEYKKVQGSIQGDAVRVTAKSKDDLQAVMQRMKQEDFPMALQFTNYR from the coding sequence ATGGCTTCTACATTTTCGTTTGATATTGTCAGCGACTTCGATCGCCAAGAACTTGTCAACGCGATCGACACTACAAAGCGCGATGTCCAAAGCCGCTACGATCTCAAAGATACGAAAACAGAGATCGAACTCGGTGCAGACTCGATCGTGATTAATACCGATAGCGAATTTACGCTGGATGCGGTTCATACGTTGATGCAGCAACGGGCGGCGAAGCGGAATTTGTCGCTGAAGATTTTTGATTATGGCAAGGTTGAGTCTGCCAGCGGAAGTCGAGTTCGGCAGGAGATTAAGTTGAAAAAGGGAATTAGTCAGGATATCGCGAAACAGATTACGAAGATTATTCGCGATGAGTATAAGAAAGTTCAAGGATCGATTCAGGGGGATGCCGTTCGGGTTACGGCAAAGTCGAAAGATGATTTGCAGGCGGTGATGCAACGGATGAAACAGGAAGATTTCCCGATGGCATTGCAGTTTACGAATTATCGGTAG